The Immundisolibacter cernigliae genome has a window encoding:
- a CDS encoding murein hydrolase activator EnvC family protein, translating into MPPLSKPLSAIGLCVLALLAGTAPVAADDAAQAKSRLERLGDELGQVLGTLRQRLVERDSLRSRLAEADRQVAQVNTRLIETERRSAALQRNLDELRAQQAQARARLDVQRQALARSLALAARSGNADRLKLLLNQQDPAALTRQLRYQRAVADAQAARLGDLRRQLDAFQERDAQIAADVAALADQQGDLQQQRTKLAALREERKSLLARAESDVNRGEQRVRAIEQDQRELKDLLTGIARREARAREREQQAQAAVEKAPKAPAGAPSARLPPAGKSPDSAGPPVSATPTPSLPGERFSARRSRLPWPISGQLKARFGTTRESGRTRWDGVVIAARPGSTVRSIHAGKVVYADVLGGYGLLVIVDHGEGYLSLYGYNDAILKRPGQRVAAGEPIASVGDRGNASGVYFEIRHRGRPVNPSAWCGG; encoded by the coding sequence GTGCCCCCGCTTTCCAAACCCCTTTCGGCCATTGGCCTGTGCGTGCTGGCGCTGCTGGCCGGGACGGCACCGGTAGCGGCCGACGACGCCGCGCAGGCCAAATCGCGCCTGGAAAGGCTCGGCGACGAGTTGGGCCAGGTGCTCGGAACCCTGCGCCAGCGCCTGGTGGAGCGCGACAGCCTGCGCAGCCGCCTGGCCGAGGCCGACCGGCAGGTGGCGCAGGTCAACACCCGCCTGATCGAGACCGAACGCCGCTCCGCGGCCCTGCAGCGCAATCTGGATGAGCTGCGCGCCCAGCAGGCGCAGGCGCGGGCGCGCCTCGACGTGCAGCGCCAGGCGCTGGCGCGCAGCCTTGCCCTGGCCGCCCGCAGCGGCAACGCCGATCGCCTGAAACTGCTGCTGAACCAGCAGGACCCGGCCGCGCTGACGCGCCAGTTGCGGTATCAGCGCGCCGTCGCGGACGCGCAGGCCGCGCGCCTGGGCGACCTGCGCCGCCAGCTGGATGCCTTTCAGGAGCGGGACGCGCAGATTGCCGCGGACGTTGCGGCACTGGCCGACCAGCAAGGCGATCTGCAGCAGCAGCGCACAAAGCTCGCCGCGCTGCGCGAGGAGCGCAAGAGCCTGCTGGCGCGGGCCGAAAGCGACGTCAACCGTGGCGAGCAGCGCGTGCGGGCCATCGAGCAGGACCAGCGCGAACTGAAGGATCTGCTCACCGGCATCGCACGGCGCGAGGCGCGTGCGCGCGAGCGCGAACAGCAAGCACAGGCCGCCGTCGAAAAAGCCCCGAAAGCACCCGCAGGCGCGCCTTCGGCCCGCCTGCCACCGGCCGGCAAATCACCGGACAGCGCCGGCCCGCCGGTCAGCGCCACCCCGACGCCGAGCCTGCCCGGTGAGCGCTTTTCGGCCCGTCGCAGCCGCCTGCCCTGGCCGATCAGCGGCCAGCTGAAGGCCCGTTTCGGCACCACCCGCGAGAGCGGACGCACGCGCTGGGACGGCGTGGTCATCGCGGCCCGTCCCGGCAGTACGGTGCGCAGCATCCACGCCGGCAAGGTGGTCTACGCCGACGTGCTGGGCGGCTACGGATTACTGGTGATCGTCGACCACGGCGAGGGTTACCTGAGCCTGTACGGCTACAACGACGCCATCCTGAAACGCCCCGGCCAGCGGGTCGCGGCCGGCGAGCCGATCGCCAGCGTCGGCGACCGCGGCAACGCCAGCGGCGTCTATTTCGAGATCCGCCACCGCGGCCGGCCGGTCAACCCATCGGCCTGGTGCGGCGGATAA
- a CDS encoding dihydroorotate dehydrogenase, which translates to MSDAGLLRTELCGLSLRTPLVLLSGCVGFGQEYTRVAGFSHRDVGMVVLKGTTLEPRLGNAPHRLAETPGGMLNAIGLQNPGARAVVRDILPRLDFSETLFAANVSGATVEEYAEVTRIFDDSPVAAIELNISCPNVKAGGVQFGNDPQMSARVVEVCRKMTRKPLITKLSPNQTDIAENARRCIEAGTDAFAAINTLQGMAIDLPYRKPVLGNRQGGLSGPAIKPIALLKVRQVYEVAARHGVPIIGQGGVACADDALEFLLAGASAVGVGTALFYDPLICPSINQGIADYLRGHDHHNVSALVGALNW; encoded by the coding sequence ATGAGCGATGCGGGGCTGTTGCGGACCGAACTGTGCGGACTGAGTCTGCGCACGCCGCTGGTTCTGCTGTCCGGCTGTGTCGGTTTCGGGCAGGAATATACCCGCGTGGCCGGCTTCAGCCACCGCGACGTCGGCATGGTGGTGCTCAAGGGCACCACGCTGGAACCACGCCTGGGCAATGCCCCGCACCGCCTGGCCGAGACGCCGGGCGGCATGCTCAACGCCATCGGCCTGCAGAACCCCGGCGCGCGGGCGGTGGTGCGCGACATCCTGCCGCGCCTGGACTTCTCGGAAACCCTGTTCGCGGCCAATGTGTCCGGCGCCACGGTGGAGGAGTACGCTGAGGTCACGCGCATCTTCGACGACTCGCCGGTGGCGGCCATCGAGCTGAACATCTCCTGTCCCAACGTGAAGGCCGGCGGCGTGCAGTTCGGCAACGATCCGCAGATGTCGGCACGCGTGGTGGAAGTTTGTCGAAAAATGACTCGCAAGCCACTGATAACAAAGCTGTCTCCCAACCAGACCGACATCGCCGAGAACGCCCGCCGCTGCATCGAGGCCGGCACCGATGCCTTCGCCGCCATCAACACCCTGCAGGGCATGGCGATCGATCTGCCCTACCGCAAGCCGGTGCTCGGCAACCGCCAGGGCGGTCTGTCCGGTCCGGCCATCAAGCCGATCGCGCTGCTCAAGGTGCGTCAGGTGTACGAGGTGGCAGCCAGGCACGGCGTGCCGATCATCGGCCAGGGCGGCGTCGCCTGCGCCGACGATGCGCTCGAGTTCCTGCTGGCCGGGGCGAGCGCGGTCGGCGTCGGCACGGCGCTGTTCTATGACCCGCTGATCTGTCCGAGCATCAACCAGGGCATTGCCGACTACCTGCGTGGGCACGACCATCACAACGTGAGCGCGCTGGTCGGTGCCCTGAACTGGTAA
- the grxC gene encoding glutaredoxin 3, whose amino-acid sequence MVTIYTGALCGYCAMAKRLLDSKGVAYQEIPVDMDVARRAEMEQRSGRRTVPQIFIGTQHIGGYDDLAALERAGKLDALLASD is encoded by the coding sequence ATGGTCACCATCTACACCGGCGCTCTGTGCGGTTACTGCGCCATGGCCAAACGCCTGCTCGACAGCAAGGGCGTGGCCTATCAGGAAATTCCGGTCGACATGGACGTGGCGCGCCGGGCCGAGATGGAACAGCGCAGCGGCCGGCGCACCGTGCCGCAGATATTCATCGGCACGCAACACATCGGCGGCTACGATGATCTGGCGGCCCTGGAACGTGCCGGCAAGCTGGACGCCCTGCTGGCCAGCGACTGA
- the secB gene encoding protein-export chaperone SecB yields MADDTDAAQAPQPQFNIRRIYLKDMSFESPKAPQIFDATTQPQIDLQLGAGAAQVGENLHEVVVNVTATVRSGEDTVFLVEVQQAGLFHIEGVPAEQMGWVLGVTCPNVLFPYARQVVSDATVAGGFPPLLLAPVNFEALYQQHLQRQQAAPADGQLTH; encoded by the coding sequence ATGGCCGATGACACCGACGCCGCGCAGGCGCCGCAACCGCAGTTCAACATCCGTCGCATCTACCTGAAGGACATGTCCTTCGAGTCGCCCAAGGCGCCGCAGATTTTCGACGCCACCACGCAGCCGCAGATCGACCTGCAGCTGGGCGCCGGCGCCGCGCAGGTCGGCGAGAACCTGCACGAGGTGGTGGTGAACGTGACCGCCACCGTGCGCAGCGGCGAGGACACCGTGTTCCTGGTCGAGGTGCAGCAGGCCGGCCTGTTCCATATCGAGGGCGTGCCGGCCGAGCAGATGGGCTGGGTGCTGGGCGTGACCTGTCCCAATGTGCTGTTTCCCTATGCGCGGCAGGTGGTGTCAGACGCCACGGTGGCGGGCGGTTTTCCGCCGCTGCTGCTGGCACCGGTCAACTTCGAGGCGCTGTATCAGCAGCACCTGCAGCGCCAGCAGGCGGCGCCGGCCGACGGGCAGCTGACGCACTGA
- a CDS encoding NAD(P)H-dependent glycerol-3-phosphate dehydrogenase codes for MTDTLAVLGAGSWGTALAIALARRGHTVRLWTLAPGDAASMNALRVNAQFLPDIVLPPTLTATADLAAALAGACGVLVVVPSSAFREVLGRLGPLLPGREIAWATKGFEEDSGKLLHQVAAEELGSDVRCVAVSGPSFAAEVALGLPTAVTVASPDAPAAQAWVARLHGGSLRAYRSDDLIGVQVGGAVKNVLAIAAGIADGLGFGANARAALITRGLAEVQRLGLALGAQRDTFLGLSGLGDLLLTCTDNQSRNRRVGLALASGKTVQQAVDSLGQVAEGVVTARGVQRLAARLGVEMPICNEVYRVLYEQHDVREAVQELLAREPSAEL; via the coding sequence GTGACTGACACCCTGGCGGTGTTGGGCGCCGGCTCCTGGGGCACGGCGCTGGCCATTGCGCTGGCCCGCCGCGGCCACACGGTGCGCCTGTGGACCCTGGCGCCGGGCGACGCGGCGAGCATGAACGCACTGCGCGTGAATGCGCAGTTCCTGCCCGACATCGTGCTGCCGCCGACGCTGACGGCGACCGCCGATCTTGCCGCGGCGCTGGCCGGTGCCTGTGGCGTGCTGGTGGTGGTGCCCAGCAGCGCCTTTCGCGAGGTGCTGGGCCGGCTGGGGCCCTTGCTGCCGGGGCGGGAGATTGCCTGGGCGACCAAGGGTTTCGAGGAAGACAGCGGCAAGCTGCTGCACCAGGTGGCGGCCGAGGAACTCGGGTCCGATGTCAGGTGCGTGGCGGTGTCCGGGCCGAGTTTCGCCGCCGAGGTGGCGCTCGGCTTGCCGACCGCTGTGACGGTAGCCTCGCCCGATGCACCGGCGGCGCAAGCCTGGGTGGCTCGGCTGCACGGCGGGTCACTGCGCGCCTACCGCAGTGACGACCTGATCGGCGTGCAGGTGGGCGGTGCGGTCAAGAACGTGCTGGCCATCGCGGCCGGCATCGCCGACGGGCTCGGCTTCGGCGCCAATGCCCGCGCCGCGCTGATCACCCGCGGCCTGGCCGAGGTGCAGCGTCTGGGCCTGGCGCTGGGCGCACAGCGCGACACGTTTCTGGGTCTGAGTGGCCTGGGCGATCTGCTGCTGACCTGTACCGACAATCAGTCGCGCAACCGTCGTGTCGGTCTGGCGCTGGCCAGCGGCAAAACGGTCCAGCAGGCGGTGGATTCGCTGGGTCAGGTAGCCGAAGGCGTGGTTACGGCGCGGGGCGTGCAGCGTCTGGCGGCCCGGCTGGGCGTCGAGATGCCGATCTGCAACGAGGTCTACCGGGTGCTTTATGAGCAGCATGACGTGCGTGAGGCCGTGCAGGAACTGTTGGCACGGGAGCCATCGGCCGAGTTGTAG
- a CDS encoding rhodanese-like domain-containing protein yields MAFVLANIELFAAFAVVAALLGLSFSLEGMLGYQPILPGDAVRLMNAGASVLDLRPPAEFAAGHVRGAVNVAPTELAEWAGKQRKTKQRAVLLIAAPRQSVLGPSRLLRAQGFEPVHVLKGGMRGWAEAQLPLAK; encoded by the coding sequence ATGGCTTTCGTCCTTGCCAATATCGAATTGTTCGCCGCCTTCGCCGTGGTGGCGGCCTTGCTGGGCCTGAGTTTCTCCCTCGAAGGCATGCTCGGTTACCAGCCCATCCTGCCGGGCGACGCGGTGCGGCTGATGAATGCCGGCGCCAGCGTGCTGGACCTGCGCCCGCCGGCCGAATTCGCCGCCGGACACGTGCGCGGCGCGGTCAATGTGGCGCCGACCGAGCTGGCCGAGTGGGCCGGCAAGCAGCGCAAGACCAAGCAGCGGGCGGTGCTGCTGATCGCGGCGCCGCGCCAGTCCGTGCTCGGCCCATCGCGCCTGCTGCGGGCGCAGGGCTTCGAGCCTGTTCATGTGCTCAAGGGCGGCATGCGCGGCTGGGCCGAGGCCCAGTTGCCGCTGGCCAAGTGA
- a CDS encoding tRNA (cytidine(34)-2'-O)-methyltransferase, producing MFHVILLSPQIPPNTGNIIRLCANTGAALHLVEPLGFEPDDARLRRAGLDYHEYATVQRHADLATCLQSLAAPRLWAFSTRGRRVYNDVAYRPGDALLFGSETCGLPAEVLHRLPAEQVLRLPMRPGNRSLNLSNAVAVAVFEAWRQQGFDGEGSG from the coding sequence GTGTTCCACGTCATCCTCTTGTCACCGCAAATCCCGCCCAACACCGGCAACATCATAAGGCTGTGCGCCAACACCGGCGCCGCACTGCACCTGGTCGAACCGCTCGGCTTCGAGCCGGACGACGCGCGCCTGCGCCGGGCCGGGCTGGACTACCACGAGTACGCCACGGTGCAGCGCCACGCGGATCTGGCAACTTGCCTGCAAAGTCTTGCCGCGCCGCGCCTGTGGGCCTTCAGCACCCGCGGCCGGCGGGTATACAACGACGTGGCCTACCGACCGGGCGACGCGCTGCTGTTCGGCTCCGAGACCTGCGGCCTGCCGGCCGAAGTGCTGCATCGCCTGCCGGCCGAGCAGGTGCTGCGCCTGCCCATGCGGCCCGGCAACCGCAGCCTGAATCTTTCCAATGCCGTGGCGGTGGCGGTGTTCGAGGCCTGGCGCCAGCAGGGCTTTGATGGTGAGGGTTCGGGCTGA